TGCGGGCGCTGGCCGGCCTGCTGCCGTCGATCGCCACCGTGGCCGGCTGCCGTTTCGCCTGCGACCCGGCCGACCCCGACCCGCAGTGCCCGGACGGCCCGCACGACGGCGCCGCCGAGGCCGCCCGCGCCGCCCACCTGGTCGAACTGCCGGTCGGCGTCACCGAGGACCGGATCGTCGGCTCGCTCGACCTGGAACGCGCGCTGGCCGAGGGGGTGAAGGCCTACGAGCCCGGGCTGCTGGCCAGGGCCCACCGGGGCGTGCTCTACATCGACGAGGTCAACCTGCTCCAGGACCACGTCGTCGACCTGCTGCTGGACGCCGCCGCGATGGGCCGCTCGTACGTCGAGCGCGAGGGTGTCTCGGTGCGGCACGCCGCCCGCTTCCTGCTGGTCGGCACCATGAACCCGGAGGAGGGCGAGCTGCGCCCGCAGCTGCTCGACCGCTTCGGTCTGACGGTCGAGATCGCGGCCACCCGCGATCCGCGCGAGCGGGCCGAGGTGGTCCGCCGCCGCCTGGCCTACGACGCCGACCCGGCGGCCTTCGCCGACCGGTTCGCCGAGGACGAGCGCGACCTCGCCGCACGGATCGGCACGGCCCGCGCGCTGCTGCCCGAGGTGGTGCTGACCGATGCGGCGCTGCGCCAGATCACCGCCGTCTGCGCGGCGTTCGAGGTGGACGGGCTGCGCGCCGACATCGTGATGGCCCGCACCGCCGTCGCCCTGGCCGCCTGGGCCGGCCGGACCGCCGTACTGGAGGAGGACGTCCGCCGGGCCGCCAGGCTCGCCCTGCCGCACCGCCGCCGACGCAACCCCTTCGACGCGCCGGGGCTGGACGAGGAGAAGCTGGACCGGACGTTGGAGGAGCACGCCGAGCCGGAGCCCGAACCCGAGCCCGACGACCGTCCCGAGCCGCCCGAGGGCGGGCTGCCGGAGGGCGAAGGTCCCGAGGACGACCCGGACGGCGGCGGTGAGGGCCCCGGCGGCGGCGCCCCCGACCCCGCCGACCCGCCCGCACCGACCGACGCCCCCGCCCAGGACGGACCCGACCGGGAGACCCCGGCCGGCGACGTCCCGGCACCGGAGCTCCCCGCGCAGAGCCCCGCTCCCGCTCCCGCGCCCGGTCGTGAGAAGGCGCCGGTCGCGGCCGACGAGCCCTACCGCACCCGGCTGTTCAAGGTGCCCGGCACCGGCAAGGGCGCCCAGGGCCGCCGCTCCCCCGCCGAGACGGACGGCGGCCACACCGTCCGTGCCCGCCGTCCGGCCGGCGTGCTGAGCCGGCTGCACCTTTCCGCCACCCTGCAGGCCGCCGCCCCGCACCAGCACGCCCGCGGGCGGGCGGGCGTGGCGCTGGAGCTGCGCCGGGACGACTTCCGCGAGCAGGTGCGCCAGGGCCGGGAGTCCAACCTGGTGCTCTTCCTGGTCGACGCGTCCGGCTCGATGGCCGCCCGGCAGCGGATGACCGCCGTCAAGGGCGCCGTGCTGTCCCTCCTGATGGACGCCTACCAGCGGCGGGACAAGGTCGGCCTGATCACCTTCCGGGGCACCACCGCCGAGCTGGCGCTGCCGCCGACCTCCTCCGTGGAGGTCGGCGCCGCCCGGCTGGAGTCGCTGCCGACGGGTGGCCGTACGCCGCTGGCGGCCGGGCTGCTGCGGGCCCACGAGACGCTGCGGGTGGAGCGGATGCGCGACCCGCACCGCCGTCCGCTGCTGGTGGTCGTCACCGACGGCCGGGCCACCGGCGGGCCGGGCGCGCTGGCCGAGGCCGGCCGGGCCGCCGCGCTGCTGGCCGCCCGGGGGCCGGCGAGTGTCGTGTTGGACTGCGAGGCCGGCCCGGTGCG
The sequence above is drawn from the Kitasatospora sp. NBC_00315 genome and encodes:
- a CDS encoding putative cobaltochelatase, which encodes MSDVRYPFTAIVGMADLRLGLLLNAVSPAVGGVLVRGEKGTAKSTMVRALAGLLPSIATVAGCRFACDPADPDPQCPDGPHDGAAEAARAAHLVELPVGVTEDRIVGSLDLERALAEGVKAYEPGLLARAHRGVLYIDEVNLLQDHVVDLLLDAAAMGRSYVEREGVSVRHAARFLLVGTMNPEEGELRPQLLDRFGLTVEIAATRDPRERAEVVRRRLAYDADPAAFADRFAEDERDLAARIGTARALLPEVVLTDAALRQITAVCAAFEVDGLRADIVMARTAVALAAWAGRTAVLEEDVRRAARLALPHRRRRNPFDAPGLDEEKLDRTLEEHAEPEPEPEPDDRPEPPEGGLPEGEGPEDDPDGGGEGPGGGAPDPADPPAPTDAPAQDGPDRETPAGDVPAPELPAQSPAPAPAPGREKAPVAADEPYRTRLFKVPGTGKGAQGRRSPAETDGGHTVRARRPAGVLSRLHLSATLQAAAPHQHARGRAGVALELRRDDFREQVRQGRESNLVLFLVDASGSMAARQRMTAVKGAVLSLLMDAYQRRDKVGLITFRGTTAELALPPTSSVEVGAARLESLPTGGRTPLAAGLLRAHETLRVERMRDPHRRPLLVVVTDGRATGGPGALAEAGRAAALLAARGPASVVLDCEAGPVRLGLARRLAGQLGADAVTLDELRAEGVAALVHAHRPSHSNRKAA